The following proteins are encoded in a genomic region of Brachypodium distachyon strain Bd21 chromosome 1, Brachypodium_distachyon_v3.0, whole genome shotgun sequence:
- the LOC100828760 gene encoding rust resistance kinase Lr10 has product MSSNFQPGDSNNFPTSSPNDDLGKQASSTFNNFLVISVVFGVLSILGTVAIVYFVYRCVKKNGLPAININTTAAAASSSSTASAMYAVVPDSQIREATVERFLKEIAGEKPIRFTPEQLSGFTNNYSARLGAGGFGTVYKGMLPNGLMVAVKRLHTTHDDRTSQDQFMAEVGTIGRTHHINLVRLFGFCFDSATHGVRALVYEYMEHGALDAYLFDDRNRGIGFPTLRAIAVGVARGLRYLHEECQQKIVHYDIKPGNVLLDGSLTPKVADFGLAQLLNRADTHKTVSGMRGTPGYAAPEMWMQAGATEKCDVYSFGILLFEIIGRRRNFDEAAPESQQWFPKMVWIKYESGELMEIMGDQQDKQTVERMCMVAFWCVQQQPEARPPMSTVVKMLEGEMDITEPANPFLHLMAAPVAANLWTTVTSSVNTVSASVNGVHHGSNEIV; this is encoded by the exons ATGTCGTCTAATTTCCAGCCTGGGGACTCCAACAATTTCCCAACCTCGTCTCCCAACGACGATCTCGGCAAACAAGCCTCCAGCACCTTCAACAACTTCCTCGTCATCTCCGTCG TTTTTGGGGTGTTGAGCATCCTGGGGACCGTCGCCATAGTCTACTTCGTGTACAGGTGCGTCAAGAAGAACGGCCTCCCCGCCATCAACATCAACAcgaccgctgccgcggcaTCATCATCGTCGACGGCATCGGCTATGTACGCGGTGGTGCCGGACTCTCAGATACGGGAGGCTACCGTCGAGAGGTTTCTCAAGGAGATCGCGGGCGAGAAGCCCATTCGATTCACCCCGGAGCAACTCTCTGGTTTCACCAACAACTACTCGGCCcggctcggcgccggcgggttcGGCACCGTGTACAAGGGCATGCTACCCAACGGTCTCATGGtcgccgtgaagcggctccACACCACCCACGATGACCGGACCTCCCAGGACCAGTTCATGGCGGAGGTCGGCACCATCGGGAGGACCCACCACATCAACCTTGTCAGGCTCTTTGGCTTCTGTTTCGACTCTGCCACCCATGGCGTGCGCGCACTGGTGTACGAGTACATGGAGCACGGCGCGCTCGACGCCTACCTCTTCGATGATCGGAACCGTGGTATCGGCTTCCCGACGCTGCGCGCTATCGCTGTTGGCGTGGCTAGGGGCCTCCGGTACCTCCACGAGGAGTGCCAGCAGAAGATCGTGCACTACGACATTAAGCCTGGCAACGTGCTCCTCGACGGCAGCCTCACGCCCAAGGTGGCCGACTTTGGGCTTGCACAGCTACTGAACCGGGCTGACACGCACAAGACCGTCTCTGGGATGCGTGGCACCCCCGGTTATGCCGCACCAGAGATGTGGATGCAAGCCGGCGCCACCGAAAAGTgcgacgtgtacagcttcggcATCCTCTTGTTTGAGATCATCGGCCGGAGGAGGAACTTCGACGAAGCAGCGCCCGAGAGCCAACAGTGGTTCCCCAAGATGGTGTGGATTAAGTACGAGAGCGGGGAACTTATGGAGATCATGGGCGATCAGCAGGACAAGCAGACGGTGGAGAGGATGTGCATGGTGGCGTTCTGGTgcgtgcagcagcagccggaggCAAGGCCGCCCATGAGCACGGTGGTGAAGATGCTCGAGGGCGAGATGGACATAACTGAACCGGCGAACCCGTTCCTGCATCTcatggcggcgccggtggcagCAAACCTGTGGACTACCGTGACGAGCAGTGTAAACACGGTGTCAGCATCGGTAAATGGTGTTCATCATGGTAGCAATGAGATCGTTTAG
- the LOC100827919 gene encoding oxygen-evolving enhancer protein 2, chloroplastic yields MASTSCFLHQSTARLAASARPSAARTQILVCKAQQHDSSDAATTRRAALSLLAGAAAAASLKVSPASAAYGEAANVFGKQKSTEFVAYSGDGFKLMIPAKWNPSKEREFPGQVLRYEDNFDATSNLSVMITPTPKKSITDYGSPEEFLSQVGYLLGQQSYGGKTDSEGGFESDAVATANVLESAAPVVGGKQYYSITVLTRTADGDEGGKHQLITATVADGKLYVCKAQAGDKRWFKGAKKFVENAAGSFSVA; encoded by the exons ATGGCGTCCACCTCCTGCTTCCTCCACCAGTCcaccgcccgcctcgccgcctccgcccgcccctccgccgcccgcaccCAGATCCTCGTCTGCAAGGCCCAGCAGCACGActcctccgacgccgccaccacccgccgcgccgccctctccctcctcgccggcgccgccgccgccgcctccctcaaggtctcccccgcctccgccgcctacGGCGAAGCCG CGAATGTGTTTGGGAAGCAGAAGAGCACGGAGTTCGTGGCGTACAGCGGGGACGGGTTCAAGCTGATGATCCCGGCGAAATGGAACCCGAGCAAGGAGCGGGAGTTCCCGGGGCAGGTGCTGCGCTACGAGGACAACTTCGACGCCACCAGCAACCTCTCCGTCATGATCACGCCCACACCCAAGAAGTCCATCACCGACTACGGATCGCCCGAGGAGTTCCTCTCCCAGGTCGGATACCTCCTCGGCCAGCAGTCCTACGGCGGCAAGACCGACTCTGAG GGTGGGTTTGAGTCGGACGCGGTGGCGACGGCGAACGTGCTGGAGAGCGCGGCGCCGGTGGTGGGGGGGAAGCAGTACTACAGCATAACGGTGCTCACGAGGACGGCGGACGGGGACGAAGGGGGGAAGCACCAGCTCATCACGGCCACCGTCGCCGACGGGAAGCTCTACGTCTGCAAGGCGCAGGCCGGGGACAAGAGGTGGTTCAAGGGCGCAAAGAAGTTCGTCGAGAACGCAGCCGGTTCATTCAGCGTCGCTTAA